In one Rugosibacter aromaticivorans genomic region, the following are encoded:
- a CDS encoding replication protein RepA, which yields MTGLSRAGKLIALASEINDIEVDAGSLAFMGQALVQTTLPHSDPGVPFFERTNGAVSLSIIANPRIGLPFGTVPRLLLAWICTEAVKTKSPMLGLGKSQNEFLRKLGMRTDGRDCQRLRAQSLKLFSSMLSITYQSHGRFGLKNMPIADEAFVLWDPHRPDDRMLWESTLKLSSEFFRNVTESPVPIDMRVLHALSKSPFAMDVYSWLVYRIFLLRVTNRPSVLIPWKSLKLQFGADYSDTPRGLLDFKKRFLQRLKEALLFYPEANVSAQDTGLLVVASRLRIRHTGGARLSSL from the coding sequence TTGACCGGCTTGTCGCGTGCCGGCAAGCTGATTGCTCTCGCTTCCGAAATCAACGATATCGAGGTCGATGCTGGATCGCTCGCCTTCATGGGTCAAGCACTTGTCCAGACAACATTGCCCCATAGCGATCCCGGGGTGCCATTCTTCGAACGGACGAACGGTGCGGTGTCACTGTCGATCATCGCAAACCCCAGAATTGGTCTCCCGTTCGGCACCGTTCCAAGACTTCTCCTGGCATGGATCTGCACGGAAGCCGTCAAAACTAAGTCGCCGATGCTTGGCCTCGGGAAAAGTCAAAACGAGTTCCTGCGCAAGCTCGGGATGCGAACTGACGGTCGCGACTGCCAGCGGCTTCGCGCCCAGTCCCTGAAGCTTTTCTCCTCAATGCTGTCCATTACCTATCAAAGTCATGGGCGGTTTGGACTGAAAAACATGCCTATTGCCGATGAGGCATTTGTGCTGTGGGATCCCCATCGGCCTGATGACCGGATGCTGTGGGAAAGCACACTCAAGCTGTCGAGCGAATTTTTTCGGAACGTGACGGAGTCGCCGGTGCCGATCGACATGCGCGTGTTGCACGCACTCTCCAAGTCCCCCTTTGCGATGGACGTCTACTCCTGGCTGGTCTACCGGATATTTCTCCTGCGAGTCACCAACCGTCCGAGTGTCCTCATACCATGGAAGTCATTGAAGCTTCAGTTCGGTGCTGATTACAGCGATACGCCCCGCGGGTTGCTGGACTTCAAAAAGCGATTTCTCCAGAGACTCAAGGAGGCGTTGCTCTTCTATCCCGAGGCCAACGTTTCAGCGCAGGACACGGGGCTCCTTGTGGTCGCCAGCCGATTGCGTATCCGCCATACAGGTGGCGCACGGCTTTCTTCGTTGTAG
- a CDS encoding UvrD-helicase domain-containing protein, giving the protein MEFKPGFFGRLFTRSGNWKLSISRDNLILESDAAATSKVALPAIRVVDVRTGIFWSTVHLQTGGTAVALRGISRNDSTQLQEHLRKAISQSLGRLIAPSAKLLAAVIENLEKFYSQARYLANRDVHIWSQAQASGNLDVRKLIEILKHPFFDRAILQRDLERDIQRLQDILAGQRQELSRRNELFVANEMKRLKPFFDAVESRPLTDEQQRAAVVFEDRNLLIAAAGSGKSSTVVAKIGYALETGFCSPGQILALAFNKTAAEELDIRISERLAGQLKGRGSVTSRTFHRLGLDIIATVEGKKPDLAPWANESRDNEGAAIEELIQTLATSDRNFLEKWVTFQAVCFRPNKELPRFQTQQDYDAYLRQVGEERDGHKGIRSLSGDLVKSMEEVAIANWLFMNGIAYEYERSYEYETADQHHRQYHPDFYFPDINCYHEHFALDDNGKAPAIFKGDYEEGVRWKRMLHTTKETDLIETTSAMYRAGSLFGHLESELRKRGQQLKPRSPQEVLAKLAELKLPSYGGFIRTFITLCKSGGQSPATLAEKAKSQRDRYRALAFLDVVVPVFQAYEAKLTTLRCIDFEDMIRTATKYVEERKFVHPYQLILVDEFQDIAHGRARLVLAMLEQNPDCRLFAVGDDWQSIYRFTGSDIGIMAKFASHFGVTATNYLTWTFRSNQGITDVAATFVQANPSQLKKTVRAVDKTKDATIQILEYGKDEDSEGVLAAEIDALAGIARTEQRILRVFLLGRYNHLRPSSLASWKKRHSDALDIRFLSLHRSKGLEADFVFLLGVNSGAYSFPSEIVDDPLLDLVLPVPEAFEYSEERRLFYVGLTRAKRRTYVLTKKSRISRFVQELLKPQNRGTVIYRSGKVEGDHPDVEACPTCGTGVLRVITGQYGPFMACSNFPVCSEKKKVSAAR; this is encoded by the coding sequence ATGGAATTCAAGCCGGGATTTTTTGGAAGGCTATTCACGAGGTCAGGCAACTGGAAGCTCTCGATCAGCAGGGATAATCTCATCCTGGAGTCCGACGCCGCCGCCACTTCTAAGGTTGCATTGCCTGCCATCCGAGTGGTCGATGTCCGTACCGGGATTTTTTGGTCAACAGTACACCTTCAGACTGGCGGTACCGCTGTTGCACTGCGCGGGATATCTCGGAACGATTCGACGCAGCTCCAGGAACATTTGCGTAAGGCAATCTCCCAATCACTTGGCCGGCTGATCGCTCCCTCCGCAAAACTACTTGCGGCAGTAATTGAGAATCTGGAGAAGTTTTACAGCCAGGCGCGGTATTTGGCCAATCGCGATGTGCATATCTGGTCTCAAGCGCAGGCTTCTGGGAACCTCGATGTTCGTAAGCTCATTGAGATACTTAAGCACCCATTTTTCGACAGAGCCATCCTCCAGCGCGATCTGGAGAGAGATATTCAACGCCTTCAGGATATTCTTGCCGGCCAGCGTCAGGAGCTGTCCCGCCGCAACGAGCTATTTGTGGCGAACGAGATGAAACGCCTCAAGCCGTTTTTCGATGCGGTTGAGAGCCGGCCGCTGACAGACGAACAACAGCGCGCAGCTGTTGTTTTTGAAGACCGCAATCTTCTGATTGCGGCTGCTGGATCTGGCAAGAGCTCTACGGTCGTCGCCAAGATCGGCTATGCACTCGAAACCGGGTTTTGTTCTCCGGGTCAGATACTCGCCCTGGCCTTCAACAAGACCGCAGCCGAGGAACTGGATATACGCATTTCAGAACGACTGGCTGGGCAGTTGAAGGGCCGGGGCTCCGTTACCTCCCGGACCTTCCATCGGCTAGGTCTGGACATCATCGCGACAGTCGAAGGCAAGAAGCCTGACTTGGCGCCTTGGGCCAACGAATCGAGGGATAACGAAGGCGCTGCGATCGAGGAGCTCATCCAGACACTTGCAACATCGGATCGTAATTTCCTCGAAAAATGGGTCACCTTTCAGGCAGTTTGCTTCAGGCCCAACAAGGAGCTTCCGCGATTCCAGACGCAGCAGGACTACGACGCCTACCTGCGCCAGGTAGGCGAAGAGCGGGATGGACACAAAGGCATCCGATCGCTGAGCGGAGATCTCGTCAAGTCCATGGAGGAAGTGGCCATTGCCAACTGGCTTTTCATGAACGGGATCGCATACGAATACGAGAGATCTTACGAGTACGAGACAGCAGATCAGCACCATCGGCAGTATCACCCGGACTTCTATTTCCCCGACATCAACTGCTATCACGAACACTTTGCACTCGACGACAACGGCAAGGCGCCGGCGATTTTCAAGGGCGATTACGAAGAAGGCGTTCGCTGGAAGAGAATGCTTCACACCACGAAAGAAACTGACCTGATCGAGACTACCAGCGCCATGTATCGCGCGGGATCACTCTTCGGGCACCTGGAATCGGAACTCAGAAAACGTGGTCAGCAACTCAAGCCAAGATCACCCCAGGAAGTATTGGCCAAGCTCGCCGAGTTAAAGCTACCGTCCTACGGCGGGTTCATTCGCACCTTCATTACCCTGTGCAAGTCAGGCGGGCAGAGCCCGGCAACTTTGGCCGAAAAAGCCAAATCCCAACGTGACCGGTACCGTGCGCTTGCATTCCTGGACGTCGTAGTCCCGGTCTTTCAAGCATACGAGGCCAAACTCACCACCCTGCGCTGCATTGACTTCGAGGACATGATCAGAACCGCCACGAAATACGTCGAGGAACGGAAATTCGTGCATCCCTACCAGCTGATCCTTGTTGATGAGTTTCAGGACATTGCTCACGGCCGCGCCCGCCTGGTACTAGCGATGCTCGAACAAAACCCGGACTGCCGACTATTTGCCGTTGGCGATGATTGGCAGTCAATCTATCGGTTTACGGGGTCTGACATTGGCATCATGGCCAAGTTTGCGAGTCACTTTGGGGTGACCGCGACGAATTACCTGACATGGACGTTCCGATCGAACCAGGGAATCACCGATGTGGCAGCTACCTTTGTTCAAGCGAATCCGTCTCAATTGAAAAAAACGGTCCGGGCAGTCGACAAAACCAAGGACGCGACAATTCAGATTCTCGAGTACGGAAAAGATGAAGACTCGGAAGGAGTGCTTGCTGCCGAGATCGATGCACTTGCCGGTATCGCCAGGACTGAGCAACGAATCCTTCGTGTCTTCCTTCTGGGCCGCTATAACCATCTTCGGCCAAGCTCACTTGCCTCATGGAAAAAACGGCATTCCGACGCGCTGGATATCCGGTTCCTTTCGCTTCACCGATCCAAGGGGCTTGAGGCAGATTTCGTATTTCTTCTGGGGGTGAACTCGGGGGCATACTCGTTTCCCAGCGAGATTGTTGACGACCCATTACTTGATCTCGTTCTTCCGGTTCCAGAAGCTTTCGAGTATTCGGAAGAACGTCGCCTCTTCTACGTCGGCCTGACTCGGGCGAAGCGCCGAACCTATGTGCTCACCAAGAAATCCAGGATTTCTCGTTTTGTACAGGAGCTTCTAAAGCCACAAAATCGAGGAACTGTTATCTACCGAAGCGGCAAGGTGGAAGGTGACCATCCCGATGTCGAGGCATGCCCAACCTGCGGAACCGGGGTCTTGCGGGTGATCACCGGCCAGTATGGTCCATTTATGGCCTGCTCAAATTTTCCGGTCTGCTCCGAGAAGAAGAAGGTAAGTGCGGCCCGATAA
- a CDS encoding nucleoside 2-deoxyribosyltransferase yields the protein MKIYFAGPDVFRSAYPAFKARVADLCQGRGLVPVFPGDEVTGSDPTAIFQDNLALIDEADAVVANLNPFRGPEPDSGTAFEMGYAHARGKLILGYIDQFESTVDRVERLQGHLMLYGNEITDRDGYRVEDFGLPLNIMLAVPTRLVAGGVEDCLNQLQQPVMSGT from the coding sequence TTGAAAATATATTTTGCTGGACCAGATGTTTTTCGGAGCGCTTATCCTGCCTTCAAGGCCAGGGTGGCAGATCTGTGCCAAGGAAGGGGATTGGTCCCTGTGTTCCCTGGGGACGAGGTGACCGGCAGTGATCCCACCGCAATCTTTCAGGATAACTTGGCGCTGATCGACGAGGCAGATGCAGTGGTGGCCAATCTGAACCCATTCCGCGGGCCCGAGCCTGATTCGGGTACAGCCTTCGAAATGGGGTATGCCCATGCCCGAGGGAAACTGATACTCGGTTACATCGATCAGTTCGAGAGCACGGTAGATAGGGTGGAGCGACTACAAGGCCATCTTATGCTCTATGGCAATGAGATAACTGACCGGGATGGGTATCGGGTTGAGGACTTCGGGTTGCCGCTCAACATCATGCTAGCGGTTCCGACCCGCTTGGTTGCCGGGGGCGTCGAGGATTGTTTGAACCAGCTCCAGCAACCAGTGATGAGCGGCACCTGA